A portion of the Candidatus Tanganyikabacteria bacterium genome contains these proteins:
- a CDS encoding response regulator, with the protein MKKFIVLVVDDDAGLQQVLGMRLRLAGHDVLSALDGSTGLDLAYNSQPDLIVLDIMLPRRDGLDVLRTLRQTLLTPVVMLTARAEIGDRLEALSAGADDYMLKPFSPRELEARISAILADPVSDRLLADAIEFRGDWVFDLRNCWIRKGDQILRLTRMEYKLLRVLALHPGRPFTRSELLHQVWGYRVAQYADTRVVDAHIQRLRAKLGGAEDQAPVRAHPGVGYIFAPLDVAGQQVASK; encoded by the coding sequence ATGAAGAAGTTTATAGTGCTGGTGGTAGACGACGACGCGGGCCTCCAGCAGGTGCTGGGAATGCGGCTGCGTCTGGCCGGGCACGACGTGCTCAGCGCCCTCGACGGCTCCACGGGCCTCGATCTGGCCTACAACTCCCAGCCGGACCTCATCGTGCTCGACATCATGCTGCCGCGGCGCGACGGCCTGGATGTCCTGCGCACCCTGCGCCAGACCCTGCTCACGCCCGTCGTGATGCTTACCGCCAGGGCCGAGATCGGCGATAGGCTGGAGGCGCTGTCCGCCGGGGCCGACGACTACATGCTCAAGCCCTTCTCGCCGCGCGAGCTGGAAGCGCGGATCTCGGCGATCCTGGCCGATCCCGTCTCCGACCGGTTGCTGGCCGACGCCATCGAGTTCCGGGGCGACTGGGTGTTCGACCTGCGCAACTGCTGGATCCGCAAGGGCGACCAGATCCTGCGCCTGACGCGCATGGAGTACAAGCTGCTGCGCGTCCTCGCGCTCCATCCCGGCCGGCCGTTCACGCGGTCGGAACTGCTTCACCAGGTCTGGGGCTACCGCGTCGCGCAGTACGCCGACACGCGCGTCGTCGACGCCCACATCCAGCGCCTGCGCGCCAAGCTGGGTGGGGCCGAGGACCAGGCTCCCGTGCGGGCGCACCCCGGTGTGGGATACATCTTCGCGCCGCTGGATGTCGCCGGGCAGCAGGTCGCCAGCAAGTAG
- a CDS encoding helix-turn-helix transcriptional regulator: MTHSGLTALDHHLLGILADGAAFGYQIIERLETRPHTLEVANLGSVTVYQALAALEKRGWVTVSKQQVGTSQLRAQYEITEAGRNALWLATEQALRDFPTSFSFRRGLAYAHVLSPGILASRLLVARDEMAERLAKISGADLADEPLVRQSLIANERSLLQTTLEWLGDLAESLEASVAGEFEI, from the coding sequence ATGACCCACTCCGGCCTGACCGCGCTCGATCACCACCTGCTGGGGATCCTCGCGGACGGGGCCGCCTTCGGCTACCAGATCATCGAAAGGCTGGAGACCCGGCCGCACACCCTCGAGGTGGCGAACCTGGGCTCGGTGACCGTCTACCAGGCCCTGGCGGCGCTCGAGAAACGGGGCTGGGTCACGGTCTCCAAGCAGCAGGTGGGGACCAGCCAGCTGCGCGCGCAGTACGAGATCACCGAGGCGGGGCGCAACGCGCTCTGGCTGGCCACCGAGCAGGCCCTGCGCGATTTCCCCACGTCCTTCTCGTTCCGCCGGGGCCTCGCCTATGCGCACGTCCTGTCGCCGGGCATCCTGGCGAGCCGGCTACTCGTGGCGCGCGACGAGATGGCCGAGCGCCTGGCCAAGATCTCCGGCGCCGATCTGGCCGACGAGCCCCTGGTCAGGCAGTCGCTGATCGCCAACGAGCGCTCGTTGCTGCAAACCACGCTGGAGTGGCTGGGCGACCTGGCCGAGTCGCTGGAGGCGTCGGTCGCCGGAGAATTCGAGATCTAG